In Romboutsia lituseburensis, a genomic segment contains:
- a CDS encoding amidohydrolase, whose translation MTKTIYFNGNIITVDNNETVAQAILVEEGKIKAVGSNEEILSLDSEATKVDLEGKVMVPGFIDPHGHIVPVAQTLMIVTLGDVTSKEELLARLEESFRNDPPSGDNWLIGFGYDNTKFEGGEHPTKFDLDKISKEVPITVSHASGHLAAVNSKALELYGYVGEDYIVPEGGVVRTVSPDSKEPNGVLEENAILDSEKKKVVKSPGFEEILKAMVKAQKLYASLGVTTTMDASVEEANHYNHILGACAQNNMLMIDVVGLATQPSTKNLMKDEGTPTREYFNRYKLAGAKTWLDGSPQGFTAWLSKPYHLVPTGQPADYCGYGTQTDEVLTVYYVDCINMNIQVHTHVNGDEACEQFLRCYEKAVEITGHGTELRPVMVHCQALRLDQLDRVKALNAVPTFFNDHVRFWGDLHHDQVFGPERAQNISPIGWALEKGIKFTLHQDPPVKMPNQIMAMHTAVNRTTESGRVLGEHQRISVMDALRAVTINGAYQYFEEDIKGSIEVGKYADLVILDKNPLEIASDEIETIKVLETIKEGNTIFVNESILQEA comes from the coding sequence ATGACTAAGACAATATATTTCAATGGAAACATAATAACAGTAGACAACAATGAAACTGTTGCTCAAGCTATATTGGTTGAGGAAGGAAAAATAAAAGCTGTAGGAAGTAATGAAGAAATACTTTCATTAGATTCAGAGGCTACAAAAGTAGATCTTGAAGGAAAAGTAATGGTGCCAGGGTTTATAGATCCACACGGTCATATAGTTCCTGTTGCTCAAACTTTAATGATAGTTACATTAGGAGATGTAACTTCTAAAGAAGAATTATTAGCTAGATTAGAAGAGTCATTTAGAAATGATCCTCCATCTGGAGATAACTGGTTAATAGGATTTGGATATGATAACACTAAATTTGAAGGTGGAGAACATCCAACTAAATTTGATTTAGATAAAATAAGTAAAGAAGTGCCGATAACAGTTTCTCATGCATCTGGACATTTAGCTGCTGTAAATTCTAAAGCATTAGAGCTATATGGATATGTAGGAGAAGATTATATAGTCCCAGAAGGTGGAGTTGTAAGAACGGTATCGCCTGATTCTAAAGAGCCAAACGGTGTATTAGAGGAAAATGCTATACTGGATAGTGAAAAGAAGAAAGTTGTAAAATCACCAGGATTTGAAGAAATATTAAAAGCAATGGTTAAAGCTCAGAAATTATACGCTTCACTAGGTGTTACAACAACTATGGATGCTTCAGTTGAAGAAGCTAATCACTACAATCATATATTAGGAGCTTGTGCTCAAAATAATATGTTAATGATAGATGTAGTAGGACTTGCTACTCAACCATCAACTAAGAACTTAATGAAAGATGAAGGTACTCCAACTAGAGAATATTTCAACCGCTACAAGTTAGCAGGAGCTAAAACTTGGTTAGATGGATCACCACAAGGATTTACAGCTTGGTTAAGCAAGCCTTATCATTTAGTACCAACAGGTCAACCAGCTGATTATTGTGGATATGGAACTCAAACAGATGAAGTTTTAACAGTGTATTACGTTGATTGTATAAATATGAATATACAAGTTCATACCCATGTAAATGGAGATGAAGCATGTGAGCAATTCTTAAGATGTTATGAGAAAGCTGTTGAAATAACAGGACATGGAACAGAATTAAGACCAGTTATGGTTCATTGTCAAGCTTTAAGATTGGATCAATTGGATAGAGTTAAAGCTTTAAATGCAGTACCAACATTTTTCAATGATCATGTAAGATTTTGGGGTGATTTACACCATGATCAAGTATTTGGACCAGAAAGAGCTCAAAATATATCTCCAATAGGATGGGCGTTAGAAAAGGGTATAAAGTTTACTCTACATCAAGATCCACCTGTAAAAATGCCAAATCAAATAATGGCTATGCATACAGCTGTTAATAGAACTACAGAATCTGGTAGAGTATTAGGTGAGCATCAAAGAATATCAGTTATGGATGCATTGAGAGCTGTAACTATAAATGGAGCTTATCAATATTTTGAAGAAGATATAAAAGGAAGTATAGAAGTTGGAAAATATGCAGATTTAGTTATATTAGATAAAAATCCACTTGAAATAGCAAGTGATGAAATAGAAACTATAAAAGTTTTAGAAACTATAAAAGAAGGTAATACAATATTTGTAAATGAGTCTATTTTACAAGAAGCATAA
- a CDS encoding alanine:cation symporter family protein: protein MLHQLEVIITKVSEAIWPIFLPFMFVVGATMAVRTIFMIQKQTTSSAKLQIKNVIGPASISLGAMIGTGAIIGVLGALSKLSASGQANIEAMAIWALIGSLIMLPVSYAETLNSKIMNKTPKEYISSLLHPSLGKLYAIAFVALAVFGFGGFQFSGIDSVVASIAMDKFNMELSLVQRYLFIVVPVIAVVAALVLSKKHELFMGAMTYMIGSAVIGYFAFFGMFVIKTADYVPTFFSSMMKGMANPVSAMLGLPLGLILGMQKVLQTAETGLGALAMAAQEADTQPREAAMISLLPTAVTVFVSIVVTSYIASWGVQHGTLALVDANGASVGTVQRLGGYIATAESVTGMFGLVVLSAFTVLSALTTILGSYYYMTKLFKQNAVNKNIAIYLGLIVAAGTLAVFGANVVFEAVDLLLFVLCGVNVTALAVFTFKHWEAHKLNKNISGKKAA from the coding sequence ATGCTACATCAATTAGAAGTAATAATAACAAAAGTATCTGAAGCAATATGGCCAATATTCTTACCATTCATGTTCGTGGTTGGTGCAACAATGGCAGTAAGAACAATATTTATGATACAAAAGCAAACTACATCATCTGCTAAGCTACAAATTAAAAATGTTATAGGTCCGGCATCTATATCGTTAGGAGCAATGATAGGTACTGGAGCCATAATAGGAGTGTTAGGTGCTTTATCAAAATTATCGGCTTCAGGGCAAGCTAATATAGAAGCAATGGCTATATGGGCTTTAATAGGTTCTTTAATAATGCTACCGGTATCTTATGCTGAAACATTAAATTCTAAAATAATGAATAAAACTCCAAAAGAGTATATATCATCATTATTACATCCTAGTTTAGGAAAGTTATATGCAATAGCATTCGTTGCACTAGCTGTATTTGGTTTCGGTGGATTCCAATTCAGTGGTATAGATTCAGTAGTTGCATCTATAGCAATGGATAAATTCAATATGGAATTATCATTAGTTCAAAGATATTTATTTATAGTAGTACCAGTAATAGCAGTAGTTGCTGCATTAGTATTATCTAAGAAGCATGAATTATTTATGGGAGCTATGACTTATATGATAGGTTCAGCAGTTATAGGATATTTTGCATTCTTCGGAATGTTCGTAATAAAAACTGCTGATTATGTTCCAACATTCTTCTCAAGTATGATGAAAGGTATGGCTAACCCAGTAAGTGCTATGCTAGGATTGCCATTAGGATTAATACTAGGTATGCAAAAAGTGTTACAAACTGCGGAAACAGGTCTTGGAGCGTTAGCAATGGCTGCTCAAGAAGCAGATACTCAGCCAAGAGAAGCAGCTATGATATCTTTATTACCAACAGCTGTTACAGTATTCGTTTCTATAGTTGTTACTTCTTATATAGCTTCTTGGGGGGTTCAACATGGAACTTTAGCTTTAGTAGATGCTAATGGAGCTTCAGTAGGGACAGTGCAAAGATTAGGTGGATATATTGCAACTGCTGAAAGTGTAACAGGAATGTTTGGATTAGTAGTACTATCAGCATTCACAGTATTATCAGCATTAACTACAATACTTGGATCATATTATTATATGACAAAGTTATTTAAGCAAAATGCAGTAAATAAGAATATAGCAATATACTTAGGATTAATAGTAGCTGCTGGTACTTTAGCAGTATTTGGAGCTAATGTTGTATTCGAAGCTGTTGACTTGTTATTATTTGTTCTTTGTGGAGTAAACGTAACTGCATTAGCTGTGTTTACATTTAAGCATTGGGAAGCTCACAAGTTAAACAAAAATATTTCTGGAAAGAAAGCTGCTTAA